The Aulosira sp. FACHB-615 genome contains the following window.
ATGTGTGTGTGAAGAAACTGACTCTTACTTACAACCAAACCAGGAAAAAGAACCAATTCCTGAATCTCTCGCTTCGTTGTCAAATCAATCCGAGACTTCGCATCACACAGACAATCCCTCATTTCGACCAACTACTGCGGCGGGGTCATTCGAGAAAGGCGAACAACCGAACAATAAACCCAGCAAACCAAAATTTCAGTCCATCGAGGATTTGCTCAATCACATTCTGCTTGACCCCAGCATCATGGCATCTGAGCCATTACCCGCAGTTTACAAAAACGAAATCAAACTGCGCTGTTGGCGTTTCCCCTGGCGCACAAATACCAGAGACAAAATTTACCAAACCTGCGATCGCCGTTTAGTGGAGTTAATCGCCAAGGAACGAGCCGGGTGGGACAAGGTTGATTGGCAGCAAAAAATCCCCACTGTCATCAAATCCATCAGCAATTGGGAGGTGAGTAAAGCTGGTTTAGAAGAACTGCTGGTCTATTGGTCAAAAGTTACCGAATCATCTACACCAACGTTTGAAGAATCTCAATCAAACGACCAGCCTATTGGCTACTACTCGAATCGTTCTCTTGATTGGCATAAAGCAACATTCAGTGAACTTCTAGACCGCATGGATGAAGTTGGCCTTGAGAATGCGATCGCTTCTTTCAGTACCCGCTATGACCAGCAACACCCAGGTGCGACAGAAAAATGGCTGGAATGGTTAAAACTTACGCATCCCTCAATGTATGCGTACTTACATCCAAATGCAGCGTAAAAATCATTTGCAATTTATGTTCCAAAGGAGATATTTATGACACAAGACAAACTAAACTTCACATCACAACAAGACCGCTTACCCCCACAAAGCATTGAAGCTGAAGAGGCAATACTCGGCGGTGGTTTTCGTAAAGGGCGGCTGTATGTGCTGGCTGCTCGTCCTTCTGTTGGTAAATCTGCTTTGGCTGGTAATCTCGCTCTCAATGTTGCCAAAACTGGAAAGTTGCCTATTTGCGTTTTCAGCTTAGAAATGTCCATTGAAGAGTACACACAGCGATTTTTGAGCAGCGAATCTGGCATTGAAAACAATTTTCTCGAAAGAGGAGCTATTTCTGACGGTCAGTGGCAACCCTTGAGTGGGGCGATCGCTCAACTGAGTGAACAACAGATTTTCATCAACGACGAATCTTGCCCTTCTCTCAATGAAATCCGTAGCCAAGTCCGCCGAATTTCATCCCATTATGGTGGTGTTGAACTTGTGATTGTTGACTACTTACAACTGATGGCTGAAGCTGCTGACTTCAGGACAAATATGACTGAGCGTGTTGCCGAAATCAGCCGGGGATTGAAGAAACTCGCCAAGGATTTGGATGTACCAGTTCTGGCTTTATCCCAGTTAAGCCGTGAAGTTGAACACCGCAATGACAAACGCCCCATACTCAGCGATTTGCGCTCCAGTGGTGCGGTAGAGCAAGACAGCGATGTTGTGATCATGCTCTACCGCGAAGAAATGTACAA
Protein-coding sequences here:
- a CDS encoding DnaB helicase C-terminal domain-containing protein: MTQDKLNFTSQQDRLPPQSIEAEEAILGGGFRKGRLYVLAARPSVGKSALAGNLALNVAKTGKLPICVFSLEMSIEEYTQRFLSSESGIENNFLERGAISDGQWQPLSGAIAQLSEQQIFINDESCPSLNEIRSQVRRISSHYGGVELVIVDYLQLMAEAADFRTNMTERVAEISRGLKKLAKDLDVPVLALSQLSREVEHRNDKRPILSDLRSSGAVEQDSDVVIMLYREEMYNPDTPDRGIAELIVRKQRNGPTGTVKLLFDHQFISFKNLSRGRGF